From one Flavobacteriales bacterium genomic stretch:
- the atpC gene encoding ATP synthase F1 subunit epsilon has translation MKVEIITPDKELFKGEASYVGVPGVDGGMGFLNNHAPLITVLKAGDVTVKTAEGEKRFPVKGGVVEVMKNTVLVLAE, from the coding sequence ATGAAAGTCGAGATAATCACCCCGGATAAAGAGCTCTTCAAGGGCGAGGCCAGCTACGTAGGCGTGCCCGGCGTTGATGGCGGCATGGGCTTCCTGAACAATCACGCGCCATTGATCACCGTGCTCAAGGCAGGTGATGTGACGGTGAAGACCGCGGAAGGCGAGAAGCGCTTCCCGGTGAAGGGCGGTGTGGTGGAGGTGATGAAGAACACGGTGCTGGTGCTCGCGGAGTAA